The Amycolatopsis sp. NBC_01480 genome segment GCTTCTCGTTGATGCGGATGGCAAGTGCGTCGCGCACGGCATGATGACGTGCCTGATCTCGGCCGTCTGATCCGTGACCGACCTTGAGAGAATTGATGAAGCGCACCGACACCTCAGCGTGGCCCTGCACGATCGCTCGCGCCACGACCGTCTTCGGCGACCACTGGAACGTCCTGCTGCTCCGTGAGGCTTTCTACGGTGTCCGCCGCTTCGAGGACTTCCAGCGGTCCCTCGGTATCGGGCGCGGCATCCTCACTGAGCGGCTAAGCGGCCTCGTCCACGACGGTCTGCTCGTCAAGGTCGAGTACCAGGACAAGCCCGTCCGTCATGAGTACCGGCTCACCGGCAAGGGACGAGACGCCTTCCCGGTGCTGATGTCGATGGCGGTCTGGGCCGATCGCCACATGGTCGGCCCGGAAGGCACCCCGGTGATCTTCGAGCACAAGACCTGCGGCTATGACCTCCACATCGAGGTCGCCTGCTCTCACTGCGGAGATCCGGTCGATCTGCGCGAGACAGGGGTTCGGTGGGGTCCCGGGCACCCGTCTCACCGGCAGGACGATGATCGCCAGGCTTAAGCGATGTTCTGATGTTGGCCTTTCATTCTTTGGTTTCGCGCTGACTCACGTTCGAGACCATCTCGACGAGGGTGTCGACGAGCTCTTCCGCCTTGACGCCCCACTTCGGGTCGGCGAGCTGGTTGCTGACCTCCATGCCGGTGATCCCGTTCACGCTGCCGATGAGCAGGGCACCGTATCGGCGGGCGTTCTGCTCGCCGACCAGGTCGGCGACGATCATCAGGAACTCGTCCTGGCTGCGCTGGGCGGCACGGGCCATGGCGGTCGGGTCGCCGGCCGGATTGCTGAACATCAGCCGGTAAAGGTGAGGCTGACGGCGGCCGAGCTCGAGGAATGCGGTGACGACGCCCCCAAGTTTGTCGGCGGAGGAAATCCCGGTATTCGCGCGTAGCGCCGCCGACTGGTCCGCGAGCCGTTCCCATGCTCGTGTCCCGATCTCGATGAGCAGGCTCTCCTTGTCGGGGAAATGGGTGTAAGGCGCACCGCGGGTCACCCCGGCACGTGCCCCGACCGCCCGGAGCGTCACGGCGCCGAGACCACCGAGATCGAGCAGTTCGGCCGCCGCGTCGATCAAGGCTCGGCGAGTGGCGGCAGCGGATTCGGCACGACTGATCACGCGGCCATGCTACCGCAGCTCCGATGACAACGTCATCCCATTCACTTGACAACGTCACGCGAAGTCGCGATGCTGATTGCATGACAACGTCATCCGAAATTCGAGAGCTTGTGGTCGTGACCGGTGCGTCGACCGGGATGGGTGCGGCCACCGCGCGCGAACTTGCTCGCCGTGGCTTTCACGTCCTGGCTGGGGTCCGGCGTGAGAGCGACGGTGCGGCGCTGCGCGCCGCGGCCGTCGAGCCGGTGATCCTCGACATCACCAACCCGGAGCACGTCGCGGCATTGGTGGCACGCATCGACGGCGACCCGCAACGGCGTACGTTGCGGGCGCTGGTCAACAACGCCGGCGTCCCCGGCGCCGGCCCGGTCGAAGTCACGCCGCTCGACGAGTGGCGGCGCATCTTCGAGGTGAACCTGTTCGGCCACGTCGCCGTGACTCAGGCTCTGCTTCCCGCGCTGGTGCGCAGCAAGGGCCGCGTCGTCAACATCAGCTCGGTGAACGGCAAGCTCTCCATGGCCGGCTACGGCCCCTACGCGAGCAGCAAGCACGCGATGGAAGCCCTGAGCGACGCACTGCGCAACGAATTGGCTCCTCACGGCGTGCAGGTGGTCGTGGTCGAACCGGGCGGTGTCAAGACCGAGATGGCCGGCCACGGCCTGGCCGGACTGAGCCGGCTCAGCGCCGGCATGACACCGGAGCAGGATGCCCGTTACGGCACTCTGGTGCAGGCGTTGCCCTCCCACGTTGCCGCGTTCACCAAGGCCGGCGTGACCTCCGACGTCGCGGCCAAGACGATCGTCAAGGCCGTGACCGACCGCAGGCCCCGCACCCGCTATGTCATCGGCGCTGTGGCCGGGCTACTCATCCGTGCCTCTCGCTTCCTCCCTGACCGGCTGCTCGACCGGATGACGACCTCCGACCTGCGCAAGCACTACCCGGCTGAGAAGCACAACCGAACCGCTGCGGCGCACCACGCCTGATCGGCGACCCGCGCCGCCGCCCGATATTCCGAACCGCAGGATCCGGGCGGCGGTCCTGACAGTCGATGCCAGGCATCGACTGTCAGGACCCGGCAAGAGGGTGCGCACCAAACAATCCTCTCAGCTGGTTCAGCGACGGCGTTGCATTGTCGGAGAAGCGTTTTCGAGGTGTCCGCCAGCCGCGGCAAGGTCTGCTCGGCCCGCGCGGTACCGGGGCCAGTTCGACGGTTCTGGCGGTATTTCGTGATCATCGCGTCCCGCGTGGCGGCGGGCCGGGCGAGAGGCGACAAACCGAGATCGCGTGAGGCAAGAAAGTCCGAGTCAAGAAGATCTCCGACCGGGCACCGCCGCCAGCAGCCGGCGCGTGTAGTCGTGAACGGGACGCTCGAGCACCTCGGAGACCGGCCCCTGCTCGATCACGCGGCCTTGGAGCATGACCGCGACGTGGCTCGCGACATACCGGACGACCGCGAGGTTGTGGGAGATGAAGAGCAGCGACAGCCCGAGTTCGCGCTGGGTCTGACGGACGAGGTTGAGCACCGCGCCCTGCACCGAGACGTCGAGCGCCGAGGTGATCTCGTCGGCGATGAGGACCTCGGGCAGGCCGGCCAGGGCCCGCGCCAGCGCGACCCGCTGACGCTGCCCGCCCGACAGCTCGCTGGGCAGGCTGTCCGCGCAGGCGGGGTCGAGGTGCACGAGCTCGAGCAGCCGGGTGACCTCGGCCGCGCGAGCCGCCCGGGTCAGCCGGTGCGGGATCGCCTCGGTGACGCTGTGCCCGATCGTCATGCGCGGGTCGAGCGACGAGTACGGATCCTGGAAGACCAGCTGCAGCGGACGGCGGCGGCCGCGGCGCGGGAGCTCGGCGCCGTCGAGCAGGATCCGGCCGCCGCTCAGCGGGACCAGCCCGACGGCCGCCCTGGCCAGCGTGGACTTTCCCGAGCCGGATTCTCCCACCAGCCCGACGACCTGGCCGTCGGGCACGGTGAGGCTCACCCGGTCCAGGACTTTTGCGGTGCCGTAGCGCACCGAAACCTCGTCGAACACCAGCTCGCTCATCGGGTGACCGCCTCGTCGATCGTGACCGCGGGATCGAGCGAACACGTCTCGTTGGCACGCCAGCAGGCGACCCGGTGGCCGGCCGCGTCCGTGACCAGCTCGGGTTCGGCCGTCCGGCACCGGTCGTCGGCCAGCGGGCAGCGCGCGGCGTAGGCACAGCCGGCGGGGACCTCGGCCGGCCCGACCGGGCGACCGGGGATGCTGGCCAGCGGCGCGTCGACGTCGGTGGCCATGTCCGGCACCGCCGCGACCAGCGCGCGGGAGTACGGGTGCCGCGCCCCGGTCCACAGCTCGGCGGCGGGCAGCTCCTCCACGACCCGGCCGGCGTACATCACCAGCACCCGGTCGCAGACCTGCGCGAGGACTGACACGTCGTGGCTGATCATCAGCAGCGCGGCGTCGTCCCGGGCGCGGATCTCGGCGAGCAGGTCGAGAACCTGCTGCTGCACTGTGACGTCGAGGGCGGTGGTCGGCTCGTCGGCGATGATCAGCCGTGGTGAGCCCATCAGGCCCATGCCGATCATCGCGCGCTGGCGCATGCCGCCGGAGAACTCGAACGGGTACTGGCGCGCGCGCCGCTCGGGTTCGCCCACCTTGACCGCGCGGAGCCGGTCGACCGCCCGGGCGAGCGCGGCTTTGCGGCTGAGCCCCTGGTGCCGGCGGGCGCCCTCGGCGAGCTGGGGACCCACCCGGTGCCCCGGGTTGAACGACGTCATCGGGTCCTGGAAGACGATGGCGAGGCCTTGGCCCAGCAGCCGTCCGCGGTGTCGGGGATCGGAGCCGTCCAGCAGGTTCTGCCCGGCGAAGCGCAGCCGGTCGGCCTGCACCCGGCCCGGCTCTTCGACGAGCTGGGCGATGGCGAGCGCGGTGAGCGACTTGCCCGAACCCGACTCTCCCACGACGCCCAGCGCCTGACCGCGGCCCACGCGGAAGCTCACGCCGCGCACCGGCCGGATCGGCCCGGTGGCGCCCGGGAACGACACGTGCAGGTTGTGCACGTCGAGGACGGTGTCGAGCCGGGGATCGGCGTCCGCCGCGGCCGGTTCGGCGGGTGTGCCGGGGCCGGCCGCCGCCGTCGCGGGCGGGAAGCCGAGGATCCGGGTGATGCCGAAGCTCCGGGCGAACGCTTCGCCCGTGAGGTTGAACGCCAGCCCGGCGAGGATGACCGCGACGCCCGGGGCGAGCGCGGCCGACGGCTGGGTGTAGATGCCGGACAGGCCGTCCTGCATCAGCCGGCCCCAGTCGTAGGCCGGGGACTGGACGCCGAGGCCGAGGAACGACAGTCCCGCGAAGGCGAGCAGCGTGCTCCCGGCGCCGATGGTGACGTTGACGATCAGCGGCTCCGCGATGTTGGGCAGCACGTGGCGCACCAGGATCCGCCACCGGCGCACCCCGGAGATCCGGGCCGCCGCAACGAAGTCGAGGCTCTCCACGCCGGCCACGAGCGTCTGGCACAAGCGGCCGAAGACGGGCGCGCCGGCGAGGCCGACCGCGAGCACCGCACCCGTCGTCCCGACGCCGAAGACGACCGCGAAGAAGAGCACGAGCAGCAGCGCGGGGAACGCGACCAGGATGTTGACCACCGCCCCGATCAGCCGCCCGGCCCGGCGTCCCAGCAGGATCGGCGCCGCGCCGAGAAGCAGGCCGGCGACGAGGGAGACGGCCGTGGCGCAGACGGCGAGCAGGATCGAGAGCCGGGTCGCGACGAGAACGCGGAAGAAGTTGTCGCGCCCCAGGGCATCGGTGCCGAGGAGGTGCTCCGCCGACGGGCCCGCGAGGATGTTCGAGGTGTCGGCGGCGTCCGCGCGGTCCTGCCACAGGATCGGCGCGAAGACGGTCAGCAGCACCACGATCGCCAGCAACGTGAGGCCGACGACTCCCACGGGGGTGCGCAGCACGCGGCTCGGACGGCGCACCATCACGACTCTCCGATCGTCGAACGGGGATCGAGGACCGCGATCGCGACGTCGGCGAAGGTGTTGACCAGCAGCACCCCGACCCCGTACACGAGCACGATTCCCTGCACGACTGCGTAGTCCTTCGAGACGATCGAGGCGACGATCGTGCGGCCGAGGCCCGGCCAGGCGAAGACGTTCTCGACGAGCACGGTCCCGGCGATGAGGGAGCTGAGCAGCAGCCCGCCGAGGGTCAGCGTCGCGGTCACGGCGTTGGGCAGTGCGTGCACCAAGGTGATCCTCGACGTGGGCAGCCTCTTGGCCCGGGCCGTCCGGATGTAGTCGGTTTCGAGGACGGCGAGCAGCTCGACGCGCACGATCCGGGCCAGCACCGCCGCGGGGCCGAGGGCCAGCGCGACGACCGGAAGGATGTAGGACGACCAGGTGTCGTTCCCGGCCACCGGAACCCAGCCGAGGGTCACCGAGAAGACGAACACGAGACCGACCCCGAGGAGGAAGTCCGGGATCGTCCCGAGCACCACGCTGGTACCGGCGAAGACGAGCTCCGTGCGCCGGCCGCGGCCCCGCCGGGTCCGCATCGCGACCGCGACGCCGACCGGGACCGCGATGACTGCGGCGAGCAGGAACGCCAGCCCGGCCAGCACGGCCGTGGCCGGGAGCAACTGCCCGATGATCTGACCGACCGGGAGTTGCGAGACGATCGACGAGCCGAGGTCGCCGCTGAGAACCCCCTTGAGGAAGTGCAGGTACTGGACCGGCAGCGGGTCGTCGAGGCCGAGCGCCGCCCGCCTGGCGGCGACGACGGCGGGCGTCGCGGTGGGCCCGAGCGCGGCCCGGACGGGGTCGCCCGGCACGAGGTGGATCATCAGGAAGGTGGCGCTCACCAGTACCCACAGGGAGACCAGCAACCGGCCGGCCCGCCGCAGGGCGAACCGGGTCCACCGTCCGTTGAGGATGGCCAGCCGGGGTTCGGTCGCCGTCGCCGTCGCGCTCAGGGTTTCCGGCATTCCGATCAGCCCAGCATGTGGATGCTGGACGGGACGATGCTGCCCGTGGACACGAACTCGG includes the following:
- a CDS encoding winged helix-turn-helix transcriptional regulator, with the protein product MKRTDTSAWPCTIARATTVFGDHWNVLLLREAFYGVRRFEDFQRSLGIGRGILTERLSGLVHDGLLVKVEYQDKPVRHEYRLTGKGRDAFPVLMSMAVWADRHMVGPEGTPVIFEHKTCGYDLHIEVACSHCGDPVDLRETGVRWGPGHPSHRQDDDRQA
- a CDS encoding TetR/AcrR family transcriptional regulator, with the translated sequence MISRAESAAATRRALIDAAAELLDLGGLGAVTLRAVGARAGVTRGAPYTHFPDKESLLIEIGTRAWERLADQSAALRANTGISSADKLGGVVTAFLELGRRQPHLYRLMFSNPAGDPTAMARAAQRSQDEFLMIVADLVGEQNARRYGALLIGSVNGITGMEVSNQLADPKWGVKAEELVDTLVEMVSNVSQRETKE
- a CDS encoding SDR family oxidoreductase, producing the protein MTGASTGMGAATARELARRGFHVLAGVRRESDGAALRAAAVEPVILDITNPEHVAALVARIDGDPQRRTLRALVNNAGVPGAGPVEVTPLDEWRRIFEVNLFGHVAVTQALLPALVRSKGRVVNISSVNGKLSMAGYGPYASSKHAMEALSDALRNELAPHGVQVVVVEPGGVKTEMAGHGLAGLSRLSAGMTPEQDARYGTLVQALPSHVAAFTKAGVTSDVAAKTIVKAVTDRRPRTRYVIGAVAGLLIRASRFLPDRLLDRMTTSDLRKHYPAEKHNRTAAAHHA
- a CDS encoding dipeptide/oligopeptide/nickel ABC transporter permease/ATP-binding protein; its protein translation is MVRRPSRVLRTPVGVVGLTLLAIVVLLTVFAPILWQDRADAADTSNILAGPSAEHLLGTDALGRDNFFRVLVATRLSILLAVCATAVSLVAGLLLGAAPILLGRRAGRLIGAVVNILVAFPALLLVLFFAVVFGVGTTGAVLAVGLAGAPVFGRLCQTLVAGVESLDFVAAARISGVRRWRILVRHVLPNIAEPLIVNVTIGAGSTLLAFAGLSFLGLGVQSPAYDWGRLMQDGLSGIYTQPSAALAPGVAVILAGLAFNLTGEAFARSFGITRILGFPPATAAAGPGTPAEPAAADADPRLDTVLDVHNLHVSFPGATGPIRPVRGVSFRVGRGQALGVVGESGSGKSLTALAIAQLVEEPGRVQADRLRFAGQNLLDGSDPRHRGRLLGQGLAIVFQDPMTSFNPGHRVGPQLAEGARRHQGLSRKAALARAVDRLRAVKVGEPERRARQYPFEFSGGMRQRAMIGMGLMGSPRLIIADEPTTALDVTVQQQVLDLLAEIRARDDAALLMISHDVSVLAQVCDRVLVMYAGRVVEELPAAELWTGARHPYSRALVAAVPDMATDVDAPLASIPGRPVGPAEVPAGCAYAARCPLADDRCRTAEPELVTDAAGHRVACWRANETCSLDPAVTIDEAVTR
- a CDS encoding ABC transporter permease, whose product is MPETLSATATATEPRLAILNGRWTRFALRRAGRLLVSLWVLVSATFLMIHLVPGDPVRAALGPTATPAVVAARRAALGLDDPLPVQYLHFLKGVLSGDLGSSIVSQLPVGQIIGQLLPATAVLAGLAFLLAAVIAVPVGVAVAMRTRRGRGRRTELVFAGTSVVLGTIPDFLLGVGLVFVFSVTLGWVPVAGNDTWSSYILPVVALALGPAAVLARIVRVELLAVLETDYIRTARAKRLPTSRITLVHALPNAVTATLTLGGLLLSSLIAGTVLVENVFAWPGLGRTIVASIVSKDYAVVQGIVLVYGVGVLLVNTFADVAIAVLDPRSTIGES